One window from the genome of Cyclobacterium amurskyense encodes:
- a CDS encoding SDR family NAD(P)-dependent oxidoreductase, which yields MNRNIIITGSAGNLGSAVVSKFKREGFKVIAIVSPGSDLEVEEADDVYQVNVTDEQSVKDFSKEYQVQYGSLECMALLVGGFAIGGIEETTSKDIEKMIQLNFFSAFNMVKHFIPLMRKTNNGTFLFVGAKPALQPNEGKDVLAYALSKSLVIDLADFIANETADLKVRSHVFVPSIIDTPQNRAAMPDADFGDWVKTEEIAEAMHYAATNASLRNMTFKLYGGIN from the coding sequence ATGAATAGAAATATTATTATCACAGGAAGTGCAGGGAATTTGGGTAGCGCAGTTGTAAGTAAATTTAAGAGGGAAGGATTTAAAGTGATAGCCATTGTTTCTCCAGGTAGCGACTTGGAAGTTGAAGAAGCGGATGATGTTTACCAAGTAAATGTCACTGATGAGCAATCTGTGAAGGATTTTAGTAAAGAATACCAAGTTCAATACGGAAGCCTTGAATGCATGGCCTTATTGGTAGGAGGTTTTGCTATCGGAGGAATTGAAGAAACTACTAGTAAAGACATAGAGAAAATGATTCAACTTAATTTTTTCAGTGCTTTTAATATGGTGAAACATTTTATACCGTTAATGAGAAAAACCAACAATGGCACTTTCCTATTCGTAGGGGCTAAGCCTGCTTTACAGCCCAATGAAGGTAAAGATGTTTTGGCATACGCTTTGAGTAAGAGTTTGGTGATTGATTTGGCAGATTTTATTGCTAATGAAACTGCCGATCTAAAAGTTAGGTCACATGTCTTTGTACCAAGTATTATAGATACGCCTCAAAATAGAGCGGCTATGCCTGATGCTGATTTTGGGGATTGGGTTAAGACGGAAGAAATTGCTGAGGCTATGCACTATGCGGCAACCAATGCCTCCTTAAGAAATATGACATTTAAATTGTATGGTGGCATCAATTGA
- a CDS encoding sugar transferase, producing MPSTITERKPTAKSISIKRKYSKIFPRVNFDESQQMLKRVFDISLSLGLMVFVFSWLFPLIGIIIKATSSGPVFFQQLRHGKDNVPFFCYKFRTMYINDQADTKQATKDDPRITWIGKFLRKSSLDELPQFLNVIRGEMSIVGPRPHAMPMNYKFSSEIDNFMFRHTVKPGITGLAQAKGFRGETKDFYDIYSRCKLDIFYVNNWSPMLDIKIIVWTVFSLLLDKGKAY from the coding sequence ATGCCCTCCACTATCACCGAGCGAAAACCAACCGCTAAATCAATCAGCATAAAGAGGAAATATTCAAAAATATTCCCTAGAGTCAATTTTGATGAATCTCAACAAATGCTCAAAAGGGTTTTTGATATTTCTTTGAGCTTGGGACTTATGGTATTTGTTTTCTCATGGCTATTCCCATTAATAGGCATTATCATTAAAGCCACCTCTTCCGGCCCTGTGTTTTTCCAACAATTAAGACATGGAAAAGACAATGTACCTTTTTTTTGTTATAAGTTCAGGACGATGTACATCAACGACCAAGCGGACACTAAACAAGCCACCAAAGATGACCCAAGAATTACTTGGATTGGTAAGTTCTTACGGAAGTCAAGCTTGGATGAATTACCTCAATTTTTAAATGTTATCAGAGGTGAAATGTCTATCGTTGGGCCAAGGCCACACGCCATGCCGATGAATTATAAATTTTCTTCAGAGATCGACAATTTTATGTTTCGCCACACTGTGAAACCAGGTATTACAGGTCTAGCCCAAGCAAAAGGATTTAGAGGCGAAACCAAAGATTTCTATGATATCTATTCAAGATGTAAGTTGGACATATTCTATGTGAACAATTGGTCACCGATGTTGGATATTAAAATCATAGTTTGGACTGTGTTTTCTTTACTTTTGGACAAAGGAAAAGCTTATTAA
- a CDS encoding ATP-dependent Clp protease adaptor ClpS encodes MKPLEHLFESEEELLVEETVDQEEHDLVVFNDDINTFDHVSKVLIKVCKHSQEQAEQCTMIIHYKGKCSVKKGSASKLKPMCESILDAGIQATIL; translated from the coding sequence ATGAAACCTTTAGAACATTTATTTGAATCCGAAGAAGAATTATTAGTAGAGGAAACTGTTGACCAGGAAGAGCATGACTTGGTGGTTTTTAATGATGACATCAATACTTTCGATCATGTTTCCAAGGTATTAATTAAAGTGTGTAAACATTCCCAAGAACAGGCAGAGCAATGCACAATGATTATTCATTACAAGGGCAAATGCTCTGTTAAAAAGGGAAGCGCAAGTAAACTCAAACCTATGTGTGAGTCTATTCTTGATGCAGGCATACAGGCTACAATTTTATAA
- a CDS encoding carboxypeptidase-like regulatory domain-containing protein, with protein MPLIYLVPFLLATYTPIPEKDPKEFFELQGKLIDASSMQPIANAHIFWSTHKTISNEKGDFSIRVKAGISLQISHIGYEKTSYIVDSVTSSPVTIILLPSAVELDEVVVRTLPSEQSFKQQVITANPAFHLQEERLKSNVNFIKNIHHLSYHNDMNSYDKLLSGLSDKGSTVLFSSNPSMGILGLIRRLKQKRNLPSKTRVSNPSPRLLYPYMRKKEGYQKYFE; from the coding sequence ATGCCTTTAATTTACCTTGTTCCATTTCTACTCGCAACCTATACGCCCATTCCCGAAAAAGACCCTAAAGAATTTTTCGAACTTCAAGGAAAGCTAATTGATGCTAGTTCAATGCAGCCAATAGCGAATGCACACATTTTCTGGTCAACACACAAAACCATAAGTAATGAAAAGGGAGATTTTTCAATTCGCGTAAAAGCAGGTATCTCTCTTCAGATTTCACATATAGGCTATGAAAAGACAAGCTACATTGTGGACAGTGTTACAAGTTCTCCAGTTACAATAATTCTTCTTCCTTCAGCTGTAGAATTGGATGAGGTAGTGGTTAGAACCTTACCGAGTGAGCAATCATTTAAGCAACAAGTAATAACTGCGAATCCGGCTTTCCATCTGCAAGAAGAACGCCTAAAAAGTAATGTGAATTTTATAAAAAACATTCACCATTTAAGCTACCATAATGACATGAACAGCTATGACAAACTTTTGTCGGGTCTGAGCGATAAAGGCAGTACCGTTTTATTTTCAAGCAATCCTTCAATGGGAATTCTTGGATTAATCAGAAGATTAAAACAAAAACGTAATCTACCTTCAAAAACAAGGGTGTCAAACCCAAGCCCTAGGCTCCTGTATCCATATATGCGCAAAAAGGAAGGTTATCAAAAATATTTTGAATAA
- a CDS encoding homoserine kinase, producing the protein MDKQKVTAFAPATVANVSCGFDILGFAIEDLGDKVSVSLSETPGVRVVKITGDNGKLPYESEKNTCSVAVKAMVDNLGFKGGLEIELYKGLPLGSGMGSSAASAVAALMATNALLGNPYEKKDLLPFGIESERIACGAGHADNISPSLLGGFVLIREYKPLDVIPLHVPRGLYCTLIHPHLELNTSDSRSVLRRNVTLQDATTQSGNIAGLVAGLFQEDMGLISRSLNDVIAEPSRSILIPGYDEVKVGIIPAGALGCGISGSGPTMFVLSPNEEIAWEVSRLAQQVFDKIQLPIDLYVSAINTRGAYIIEEEI; encoded by the coding sequence ATGGACAAGCAAAAAGTTACTGCATTTGCACCAGCTACTGTGGCAAATGTTTCATGCGGCTTTGATATTTTAGGTTTTGCGATAGAAGACTTAGGAGACAAGGTGAGTGTGTCACTATCTGAGACACCAGGAGTTAGGGTGGTGAAAATAACCGGAGACAATGGGAAATTGCCCTATGAGTCCGAGAAAAACACATGCAGCGTTGCTGTTAAAGCGATGGTGGATAATCTAGGCTTTAAAGGAGGGTTAGAAATAGAACTTTACAAAGGCTTGCCTTTGGGGAGTGGAATGGGTTCAAGTGCTGCAAGTGCAGTGGCTGCCTTGATGGCAACCAATGCTTTGTTAGGTAACCCTTATGAAAAAAAAGACCTATTACCTTTCGGAATTGAATCCGAGAGAATTGCATGTGGAGCGGGACATGCTGACAATATCTCACCTTCATTACTCGGAGGCTTTGTACTGATCCGTGAATATAAACCCTTGGATGTAATTCCTTTGCATGTGCCAAGAGGTTTATATTGTACCTTGATACATCCTCATTTGGAACTGAATACTTCGGATTCCAGAAGTGTGTTAAGAAGAAATGTAACATTGCAGGATGCTACTACCCAATCCGGAAATATAGCGGGTTTGGTTGCAGGCCTGTTCCAAGAAGACATGGGACTGATAAGTCGCTCACTTAATGATGTGATTGCAGAACCTTCAAGGTCAATTCTTATTCCAGGCTATGATGAGGTGAAAGTAGGTATAATACCAGCAGGAGCTTTAGGCTGTGGTATTTCCGGTTCCGGCCCGACCATGTTTGTATTGTCACCAAATGAGGAGATTGCCTGGGAAGTAAGTCGACTGGCTCAACAAGTGTTTGATAAAATTCAGTTACCGATTGATTTATACGTGTCAGCGATTAATACCCGCGGAGCCTATATCATCGAAGAAGAAATTTAA
- a CDS encoding mechanosensitive ion channel family protein, with the protein METGKSNIEVNERKKRIIFVLKVLAYFTFLVLQEAIEPDKNLLFSKLYNIVDAFAFLLSGNILVSLGRIFLVRFYLRKKKTNSLHSNFVLGINRIASLLNVIILLIAIMVFFDIDPKEFLSSITIVAAAIALLSRDYIINMLNGLIIMFSDQITLGDYIKVGEHQGKIKDITLLNIVLLNDDYDLVMVPNSLILTANVVNYSRQNIRKLTFDFEATNHSLLNVDEMENELKAKIKPFKEEVQSDSISLKALEIKKDIVKMKLQIQLNNKSRESERKIRRIINQAIINLTGEENK; encoded by the coding sequence ATGGAAACAGGAAAAAGCAATATAGAGGTCAATGAACGAAAAAAACGAATAATATTCGTTTTAAAAGTGCTTGCTTACTTTACTTTTTTGGTCCTTCAGGAAGCCATTGAGCCTGATAAAAATCTTTTATTTTCAAAACTTTACAATATAGTAGATGCCTTTGCCTTCCTACTTTCAGGAAATATTTTGGTTTCGCTAGGAAGAATATTTTTGGTGAGGTTTTACTTGAGGAAAAAGAAAACGAACTCACTACACAGTAATTTTGTCCTTGGCATTAATAGGATTGCAAGTCTGCTAAATGTGATTATACTTTTGATCGCTATAATGGTCTTTTTCGATATTGATCCCAAAGAATTCCTTTCCAGTATTACCATAGTAGCTGCGGCCATTGCACTCTTGTCTAGGGACTATATCATTAATATGCTCAATGGACTCATTATCATGTTTTCAGACCAAATCACCCTTGGTGACTATATTAAAGTTGGTGAGCATCAAGGAAAAATAAAAGACATCACTTTATTGAATATTGTCCTTTTAAATGATGACTACGACTTGGTAATGGTTCCGAATAGCCTCATTCTTACTGCCAACGTTGTTAATTACAGTCGACAGAACATAAGAAAGCTGACCTTTGATTTTGAAGCTACCAATCATTCATTATTAAATGTGGATGAAATGGAAAACGAACTGAAAGCAAAAATAAAACCATTTAAAGAAGAGGTTCAGAGTGACAGTATTTCTCTTAAAGCACTAGAAATAAAAAAAGACATCGTTAAAATGAAACTTCAGATACAACTAAATAATAAATCAAGAGAATCTGAAAGAAAAATACGACGAATAATCAATCAGGCAATTATCAACCTTACAGGTGAAGAAAACAAATGA
- a CDS encoding GIN domain-containing protein produces MKNTALSLFMLLLVLSAKAQTTTETRALNAFDQLVVSDAIEVELVKGEIHEMTITASGIDISQVTSDVNKRELEIEVSGNNPKSSSVKVVLTYVQLNQIEASSGAKVFVKDMVESKVVQLKVASNAYLEVEVKAEQLILEAETNARMFVKGTAENLDYNAFTNSEIDGEELVVKNAEIRTNTNASGSFEVLESLKGTAATRGRVKYKGDPNIIDVKESIGGVIEQF; encoded by the coding sequence ATGAAAAACACAGCATTATCCCTATTCATGTTGCTATTGGTCTTAAGTGCCAAAGCACAAACCACTACCGAAACCAGAGCCTTAAATGCTTTTGATCAGCTAGTAGTCAGTGATGCCATCGAGGTTGAACTTGTTAAGGGCGAAATACATGAAATGACGATTACCGCCTCAGGGATTGATATAAGTCAGGTGACTTCAGATGTTAACAAGCGGGAATTAGAAATTGAGGTTTCTGGTAATAATCCCAAGTCCAGTTCTGTTAAAGTGGTTTTAACCTATGTCCAACTTAACCAAATTGAAGCTAGCTCTGGAGCTAAGGTTTTTGTAAAGGACATGGTTGAAAGTAAAGTGGTTCAGTTAAAAGTGGCGAGTAACGCTTACCTGGAAGTAGAAGTTAAAGCTGAACAGTTGATTTTGGAGGCAGAAACCAATGCCAGAATGTTTGTGAAGGGAACTGCAGAAAATTTAGATTATAACGCATTTACAAATTCAGAGATTGACGGAGAAGAGTTGGTTGTGAAAAATGCAGAAATCAGAACCAATACCAATGCAAGTGGAAGTTTTGAAGTGTTGGAATCGCTAAAAGGAACTGCTGCAACTAGAGGTAGAGTGAAATACAAGGGAGATCCCAATATAATTGACGTAAAAGAAAGCATTGGTGGTGTAATAGAACAATTTTAG
- a CDS encoding sodium:solute symporter, translated as MDSNLVLIVITSYFLLLFLISWLTSRNLKSDTFFTGDRQSPWFLVAFGMIGASLSGVTFISVPGEVGNSNFYYFQLVLGYTVGYAVIAKVLLPLYYRLNLVSIYSYLEGRFGFWSYKTGAFFFILSRTLGSSIRVFLVAGVLQIILFDRWGIPFWVSVLITVTLIWLYTFRGGIKTVVWTDTLQTFFMLLAVFVSIVLVSQELGLSGIGDLMVKVADQPYSKIFNWDWKSGTNFFKQFFSGMFIVIVMTGLDQDMMQKNLTCKNLKDAQKNMFWFTNILVVVNLIFLALGVLLYMYAESNQITLPERTDDLYPLLATSYFSTFAGIVFVLGITAAAYSSADSTLTALTTSFCYDFLEIDKNPDKKKALTIRKTVHLSFTFLMFIVILLFRWLNDQSVINAVFLIAGYTYGPLLGLYSFGLFTKYKVKDRWVPILAVLAPLISFVLSSKSENWFWGYKFGFELLILNGLLMFLGLWLVRNKHT; from the coding sequence ATGGACTCAAATCTCGTATTAATTGTTATAACATCTTATTTTTTACTGTTGTTCCTGATTTCATGGCTTACTTCCAGAAATTTAAAATCAGACACCTTTTTCACAGGAGATAGACAATCTCCTTGGTTTTTAGTTGCCTTTGGGATGATAGGTGCTTCACTTTCGGGAGTAACCTTTATTTCAGTGCCTGGAGAAGTAGGAAATAGTAATTTCTATTATTTTCAACTTGTTTTGGGCTATACGGTGGGCTATGCGGTGATTGCTAAAGTGCTACTTCCGCTTTATTATCGACTGAATTTGGTTTCAATTTATTCCTATTTGGAAGGGAGATTTGGCTTTTGGTCGTATAAGACGGGAGCTTTCTTTTTTATTCTTTCAAGAACACTTGGTTCGTCTATTAGGGTTTTCTTAGTGGCTGGTGTTTTACAAATCATATTATTTGACAGATGGGGAATTCCTTTTTGGGTTTCAGTTTTGATTACTGTAACCTTAATTTGGTTGTATACTTTTCGGGGAGGTATTAAAACAGTGGTGTGGACAGATACCTTACAAACCTTTTTTATGCTTTTGGCAGTTTTTGTTAGCATTGTTTTGGTGTCACAAGAGCTCGGGCTTTCCGGGATAGGTGATTTGATGGTGAAAGTAGCAGATCAACCTTATTCCAAAATTTTTAACTGGGATTGGAAAAGTGGAACGAATTTTTTCAAGCAGTTTTTTTCAGGAATGTTTATAGTCATCGTCATGACTGGTTTGGATCAGGATATGATGCAGAAAAACCTGACCTGCAAAAATCTCAAAGATGCACAAAAAAATATGTTCTGGTTTACCAATATATTGGTAGTTGTAAATTTGATATTCTTAGCCTTAGGGGTTTTATTGTATATGTATGCTGAAAGCAATCAAATTACCCTTCCTGAACGTACTGATGATTTATACCCTCTGTTGGCAACTTCTTATTTTTCTACTTTTGCTGGGATTGTATTTGTTTTGGGTATTACTGCCGCGGCCTATAGTAGTGCAGACTCTACCTTGACTGCCCTTACAACCTCCTTTTGCTACGATTTTCTTGAAATAGACAAGAATCCAGATAAGAAAAAAGCATTGACCATTAGAAAAACGGTACACCTTAGTTTTACTTTTTTGATGTTTATAGTCATTCTCCTTTTTCGATGGTTAAATGATCAGAGTGTAATCAATGCGGTTTTTCTAATTGCAGGATATACTTACGGTCCTTTGCTAGGCCTCTACTCCTTTGGGCTTTTCACCAAATATAAAGTGAAAGATAGATGGGTTCCCATTTTGGCTGTTTTGGCTCCATTAATATCCTTCGTCCTTTCATCAAAATCAGAAAACTGGTTTTGGGGTTACAAATTCGGATTTGAATTGTTAATATTAAACGGTTTGTTGATGTTTTTAGGCCTTTGGTTAGTGCGGAATAAACACACCTAA
- the thrA gene encoding bifunctional aspartate kinase/homoserine dehydrogenase I, translating into MKILKFGGSSIADLERIKNVLSIVKNASLDDRIAVVFSAFGGVTEDLLKCAHLAKENDMEYKALLLSLEKRHLQLVKQLIPVRKQSSVLTYVKVRFNELEDLYHGIFLIKEFSARTSDYVVSFGERISTYIMTEGMRENEMDTHYVDARELIRTNDRFGNARVIFPTTNQLIYDYYSKHQGVLVITGFVASTEKGETTTLGRSGSDYTAAIFAAALKADSLQIWTDVTGVMTADPRLVYSAITIPQLSYNEAMELSHFGAKVVFPATMQPAMKRKVPIYIKNTFKPEEEGTLICEKPENSKLIKGISSLSHISLLNVQGSGLVEVIGVSSRVFGALAKADVNVVLISQASSEHSICIAIKSENASVAQEVLENEFHYEILAGEMDKVQIMPNMAVIAVVGENMKHHPGASGRLFQALGRNNINVSAVAQGSSELNISAVIKQSDLQKGLNALHEAFFLSDNKVLHIFLIGVGLIGKTLISMIQNQLNKLQEDYMLDIKIHGLANSRFMAFDEDGFDLSSIPVPSSADLPMNLSVFLNTMNSMNFSNSVLVDCTASQEVADTYERVLSSKVAIVTPNKKANSSSLENYKSLKKLSGQRNIKFLYETNVAAGLPVISTLQDLILSGDKVLKIEGVLSGSMNFIFSELSKGTPFSKVVEQAKEKGFTEPDPRDDLSGMDVARKILILGREAEQDLHFSDVSIQSMVPDDCKDIASVDAFLEKLKEHDPHFKALVDEANEKEETLRFMAVLENGKATVGLKSVDKKHPFYSLEGSDNMILFTTERYHEFPMIIRGPGAGADVTAAGVFADIIRLGNYSR; encoded by the coding sequence ATGAAAATATTAAAATTTGGAGGTTCATCCATAGCTGATTTGGAAAGAATTAAAAATGTTCTTTCCATTGTCAAGAACGCATCCCTAGACGATCGCATAGCTGTTGTCTTTTCAGCATTTGGGGGAGTTACCGAGGATTTACTAAAATGTGCCCATCTCGCAAAGGAAAACGACATGGAATACAAGGCACTTTTACTTTCTCTGGAGAAGCGTCATCTCCAACTCGTAAAACAATTAATTCCTGTAAGAAAGCAATCTTCTGTTTTGACCTATGTCAAGGTAAGGTTCAATGAACTTGAGGATCTGTATCATGGTATTTTTTTAATAAAAGAATTTTCTGCAAGAACTTCTGATTATGTAGTAAGTTTCGGAGAACGTATCTCCACCTACATTATGACGGAAGGGATGCGAGAAAATGAAATGGATACGCATTATGTTGATGCCAGAGAGCTCATCAGAACCAACGATCGTTTTGGGAATGCTAGAGTAATTTTCCCTACAACAAATCAATTGATTTACGACTATTATTCCAAACACCAAGGAGTACTTGTCATTACTGGTTTTGTGGCTTCAACAGAAAAGGGAGAAACAACCACACTCGGAAGAAGTGGCTCTGATTATACTGCAGCTATTTTTGCCGCGGCATTAAAAGCTGACAGCTTGCAGATTTGGACCGATGTGACTGGAGTAATGACAGCAGATCCTCGATTGGTTTATTCTGCGATTACCATTCCACAATTGAGTTATAATGAAGCGATGGAGCTTTCTCATTTTGGTGCTAAGGTTGTATTTCCAGCTACCATGCAACCAGCGATGAAGCGTAAAGTGCCTATCTACATTAAAAACACTTTTAAGCCAGAGGAGGAAGGAACACTTATTTGCGAAAAGCCGGAGAACTCTAAATTGATTAAAGGTATTTCTTCATTAAGCCACATTTCGCTATTGAATGTCCAAGGTTCTGGACTGGTAGAGGTGATAGGAGTAAGTAGTAGAGTTTTTGGTGCCCTTGCTAAGGCGGATGTCAATGTAGTATTGATTAGTCAGGCTTCTTCAGAACACAGTATTTGTATCGCTATTAAAAGTGAAAACGCTAGTGTGGCTCAAGAAGTTTTGGAAAATGAATTCCATTATGAGATTCTCGCCGGAGAAATGGACAAGGTTCAGATTATGCCAAATATGGCCGTAATAGCCGTTGTTGGCGAGAACATGAAGCACCATCCAGGGGCAAGTGGAAGGCTGTTCCAAGCGCTTGGAAGAAATAATATAAATGTATCGGCAGTAGCTCAAGGCAGTTCTGAACTAAATATATCTGCTGTTATTAAACAGTCTGACCTGCAGAAGGGCTTGAATGCTTTGCATGAAGCTTTTTTCCTCTCAGACAACAAGGTGCTACATATTTTCCTTATTGGCGTTGGGTTGATTGGCAAAACATTGATATCGATGATTCAAAATCAATTGAACAAGTTGCAGGAGGATTATATGTTGGATATCAAAATTCATGGTTTGGCCAATTCCCGATTCATGGCTTTTGATGAAGACGGGTTTGACCTTAGTTCTATTCCAGTTCCATCGAGTGCTGATTTACCGATGAACCTTAGCGTATTTTTAAATACGATGAATAGCATGAATTTCTCAAATTCTGTATTGGTAGATTGTACCGCTAGTCAAGAAGTGGCTGATACTTACGAAAGAGTCCTTTCCTCCAAAGTGGCCATCGTTACCCCCAATAAGAAAGCCAATTCTAGTTCTTTAGAGAATTATAAATCCCTGAAAAAACTTTCAGGACAAAGAAATATTAAGTTCCTCTACGAAACCAATGTGGCTGCTGGATTGCCAGTTATTAGCACTTTGCAGGATTTGATTTTAAGTGGTGATAAAGTACTTAAAATTGAAGGCGTACTTAGTGGTTCTATGAATTTTATATTCAGTGAATTAAGCAAAGGTACCCCGTTTAGTAAGGTAGTAGAGCAGGCCAAGGAAAAGGGATTCACGGAGCCAGACCCTAGAGATGATCTAAGTGGGATGGATGTAGCGAGAAAGATCCTTATATTAGGTAGAGAAGCAGAGCAGGACTTGCATTTTTCAGACGTTTCTATTCAAAGTATGGTGCCTGATGACTGTAAAGACATAGCATCTGTAGACGCATTTCTGGAAAAATTAAAAGAACATGATCCTCATTTCAAAGCCTTAGTAGACGAAGCCAACGAAAAAGAGGAAACCCTTAGGTTTATGGCCGTTTTAGAAAATGGTAAAGCTACTGTAGGGTTAAAATCTGTGGACAAAAAGCATCCTTTTTATTCCCTGGAAGGGAGTGACAATATGATTTTGTTTACCACTGAAAGATACCATGAGTTTCCTATGATCATTAGAGGTCCGGGAGCTGGAGCGGATGTTACCGCTGCAGGTGTATTTGCAGACATTATCAGGTTAGGAAATTATTCAAGGTAA
- a CDS encoding MGMT family protein, whose protein sequence is MKKTNDNFFSQVYQVVKLIPRGRVTSYGAIASYLGSKGSARMVGWAMNAAHGMEDVPAHRVVNRIGMLSGKNHFATPDLMQQLLEKEGINVENDIIVDFDNFFWDPENHLTL, encoded by the coding sequence GTGAAGAAAACAAATGACAACTTTTTCTCGCAAGTCTACCAAGTGGTAAAACTCATCCCTCGAGGAAGGGTAACATCTTATGGTGCCATTGCTTCTTACCTTGGTAGCAAAGGAAGTGCTCGAATGGTAGGCTGGGCCATGAATGCAGCACATGGTATGGAGGATGTACCTGCCCACCGGGTAGTAAATAGAATAGGGATGTTATCAGGTAAAAACCATTTTGCCACTCCAGACCTTATGCAGCAACTACTGGAAAAAGAAGGAATCAATGTAGAAAATGACATTATTGTAGATTTTGATAACTTTTTTTGGGACCCAGAGAACCATTTAACCTTATAA
- the thrC gene encoding threonine synthase, which produces MKYYSTNNPNHKVDLKEAVIKGLAPDQGLYMPERIPVLPEEFFSTMHELSFKEIGYKVIEALFSEDLTKEQIKSLVDHTLDFDAPVVEVEKDVYTLELFHGPTLAFKDFGARFCSKMMSMLQEKHGIKVLVATSGDTGSAVANGFLDVDGVEVVILYPSGKVSELQEKQFTTLGKNIKAIEVNGVFDDCQKLVKEAFLDADLNSKLLLTSANSINIARWIPQCLYYFYAYSRLPKEGKKLVFSVPSGNFGNLAAGILAERMGLPVDKFIAATNVNKVVPDYLNGAAFLPKPSVQTISNSMDVGNPSNFFRLLALFGGDEEKLKEKVQGCFYSDESTKEAMVEVKKETGYTMDPHGAVAYLGLKAFMKGHPSAFQGVFLETAHPGKFRSTVEEALGEKVVLPERLAAFMEGNKKVETMENDYLQFKNYLLA; this is translated from the coding sequence ATGAAATATTACAGTACCAACAATCCGAATCATAAGGTAGATCTAAAAGAAGCCGTTATCAAAGGGCTGGCACCTGATCAAGGACTCTACATGCCTGAAAGAATTCCTGTATTGCCTGAGGAATTTTTCTCTACTATGCATGAGCTGTCATTCAAAGAAATTGGTTATAAGGTGATTGAAGCTTTGTTTTCAGAAGATTTAACCAAAGAACAAATTAAATCACTCGTAGACCATACTTTGGATTTTGATGCACCTGTGGTTGAGGTGGAAAAGGATGTCTATACCCTTGAACTATTTCATGGGCCTACATTGGCTTTTAAGGATTTTGGTGCCAGATTTTGTTCCAAGATGATGAGCATGCTTCAGGAAAAGCATGGGATCAAGGTGTTGGTTGCTACCTCTGGGGATACAGGGAGTGCCGTGGCCAATGGCTTTTTGGATGTTGATGGAGTTGAAGTAGTTATTCTTTATCCATCTGGAAAAGTTAGTGAACTTCAAGAGAAACAATTTACAACCCTCGGTAAAAATATTAAAGCCATAGAGGTCAATGGTGTTTTTGATGATTGTCAAAAATTGGTAAAAGAAGCATTTCTAGACGCTGACTTGAACAGTAAGCTACTACTTACCTCTGCCAATTCTATTAATATTGCCCGCTGGATACCTCAGTGCTTGTATTATTTTTATGCTTATTCCAGATTGCCAAAAGAAGGCAAGAAACTTGTGTTTTCTGTACCAAGTGGTAATTTCGGTAATTTAGCAGCAGGCATTCTAGCAGAGCGGATGGGTTTACCTGTTGATAAGTTTATAGCCGCCACCAATGTCAATAAAGTGGTGCCGGATTATTTGAATGGTGCTGCATTCCTACCAAAACCTTCCGTACAAACCATTAGCAATAGCATGGATGTAGGGAACCCAAGTAATTTTTTCCGATTGCTGGCTTTATTTGGAGGAGATGAAGAAAAATTAAAGGAGAAAGTACAGGGATGTTTTTATTCTGATGAAAGCACCAAAGAAGCCATGGTGGAAGTTAAAAAGGAAACAGGATATACCATGGATCCACATGGAGCTGTTGCTTATCTTGGCTTGAAAGCTTTTATGAAAGGCCATCCTTCTGCCTTTCAAGGTGTATTTTTGGAAACAGCTCATCCTGGTAAATTCAGAAGTACTGTGGAGGAAGCACTTGGAGAAAAAGTGGTGTTGCCTGAAAGATTGGCTGCTTTTATGGAAGGAAACAAGAAGGTGGAGACAATGGAAAACGATTACCTCCAATTCAAAAACTATTTATTGGCCTAA